The genome window CTTTAGGAGTAAAGGAAATTACAGGAGAAATCATTGATTTATCTGTAGGGCGATTAGGTATATCTATGTTAGAAGTTACACAAGACATGATTTACTCTAAGACTAATACTTTAAAAGATACGTATATATTTTCTCTAGCAGATTCATTGGCAATGGCTATAATAGATGCACCTAAAGTTATTATGAGAGTTGCAAATGTAAAAAGTTTTAAGTTGATAGAACAACAAGATAGGCTTATAGCAAAAGCAGAAGTGTATAGAAATATAGATAAAAAGCATTATGTAAAAGTTGTTATCAACAATAAAGCTCAAGAGCAAATATTTAGAGGAAAGTTTATCTTTGAAGAATTAGATTAGGAGGGAAATTATGAAAATAGTAATTGATGGAATGGGTGGAGATAATGCACCTAAATCTAATGTAGAAGGCGCAGTAAATGCTATAAAAGAATATCAAGTTGATTTAATAATCACAGGAGATAAAGATTTACTTGAAAAGGAATTTTCAAATTATGAATTTGATAGAAATAAATTAGAGATAGTTCATACTACTGAGATTATAGAAAATGAAGATAAACCAGTAAAGGCTATAAGAAGTAAAAAAGATTCTTCTATGGTAGTAGCATTAAACCTTGTAAAAGAAGGAAAGGCAGATGCTATAATATCAGCTGGAAATACAGGAGCCTTGCTTGCTGGTGGATTATTTGTTGTTGGTAGAATAAAAGGAATCGATAGACCTTGCTTATGTTCGGCAATACCAAATGTAAAGCGAGGAATGACACTTATAGCAGACTGTGGCGCAAATGCAGATTGTAAACCTAAGAATCTAGTTGAATTTGCAGCTATGAGTAATATTTATTCAAGAAAAGTTTTAGGTCTTGAAAATCCTAAGGTAGCATTGGCAAATGTTGGACTAGAGGAAGGCAAAGGCAATGATTTAGTTAAAAAGTCATATGAAGAAATTAAAAAATTAGATTTAAATTTTATAGGGAATGTAGAAGCTAGGGAAGTTATAAATGCATACACAGATATAATCATATGTGATGGATTTACAGGTAATATATTACTGAAATCTGCTGAAGGTGTAGCCCTTTCAGTTATGAGTCTTATAAAGGAAACTTTTATGGCCAGCACAAAAAGTAAAATAGGAGCATTGCTTATAAAGGATGATTTAAGAAAATTAAAGAGTTTTATAGATTATTCTGAGTATGGGGGAGCTCCACTTTTAGGTTTAAATGGAGGCGTTATAAAAGCTCATGGTAGTTCTGATGCTAAAGCTATAAAAAATGCCATAAATCAAGGAATAAAATTTTCAAAAGGAAAAGTCGTTGAAGATATTAATCAATTTATAAGCAAATATAATGAAAAAAATAAAAATAACGAAGATGAATAAACTCGTTTTGGAGGTTTAATATATAATGAATACAAAGGCTGGAATATTGGGAGTAGGAAGTTATCTACCTGAGCAATCATATGATAATTTTCACTTCGAAAAGATAATGGATACATCAGATGAGTGGATAAGTACTAGAACTGGTATTAAGGAAAGAAGATTTGCCAAGGAGTCTGAAGCAACTTCCGACCTAGCATCTAAAGCTGCCTTAAAAGCTATAGAATGTGCAAAGCTAAATGTAGAGGATATAGAGTTGATTATATTAGCGACAATTACTCCTGACATGTCTTTGCCTTCAACTGCATGTATAGTACAAGATGCAATAGGGGCAGTAAATGCTACTGCATTTGATATATCAGCAGCTTGTTCTGGATTTGTATATGGAGTAACTATTGCAAAGCAATTTGTGGAAACTGGTTGCTATAAAAATGTACTTGTAATAGGAGCAGAAACCTGTTCTAAGTTTTTAAACTATGATGATAGAACAACAGCAGTATTATTTGGAGATGGTGCTGGAGCAGCTGTTATTGGTCCTGTAAGTGAAGGTGGAATACTATCTACACATATGGGTTCTGATGGTAAAGGAAAAGATTGCTTAAAAGTACCTGCTGGGGGTTCAAGACTTAAAGCAAGTAAAGAGACTGTAGAAGCTAATCTACATACAATAGAAATGGCAGGTAGTGATGTGTTTAAATTTGCAGTTAGAAAGATGGCAGAAACTTCTTTAATAGCTCTTGAAAAAGCAAATTTAAATACAACTGATATAGACTATTTAGTACCACATCAAGCTAATATAAGAATCATACAAGCTTCTTCTAAAAGATTAGAACTTGATATGAAAAAAGTTTATGTAAATATAAACAAATATGGAAATATGTCTGCTGCATCTATCCCAGTAGCGTTAGATGAGGCTTATAGAGAAGGCAAAATTAAAAAGGGTGATAATGTAGTTTTAGTTGGCTTTGGTGGA of Clostridioides sp. ES-S-0054-01 contains these proteins:
- the fapR gene encoding transcription factor FapR, which encodes MKKKSKAQRQKELIDMLKTDPFYTDEELSSLFDVSIQTIRLDRMSLNIPELRERVKSIAETQSSKVKTLGVKEITGEIIDLSVGRLGISMLEVTQDMIYSKTNTLKDTYIFSLADSLAMAIIDAPKVIMRVANVKSFKLIEQQDRLIAKAEVYRNIDKKHYVKVVINNKAQEQIFRGKFIFEELD
- the plsX gene encoding phosphate acyltransferase PlsX, producing MKIVIDGMGGDNAPKSNVEGAVNAIKEYQVDLIITGDKDLLEKEFSNYEFDRNKLEIVHTTEIIENEDKPVKAIRSKKDSSMVVALNLVKEGKADAIISAGNTGALLAGGLFVVGRIKGIDRPCLCSAIPNVKRGMTLIADCGANADCKPKNLVEFAAMSNIYSRKVLGLENPKVALANVGLEEGKGNDLVKKSYEEIKKLDLNFIGNVEAREVINAYTDIIICDGFTGNILLKSAEGVALSVMSLIKETFMASTKSKIGALLIKDDLRKLKSFIDYSEYGGAPLLGLNGGVIKAHGSSDAKAIKNAINQGIKFSKGKVVEDINQFISKYNEKNKNNEDE
- a CDS encoding ketoacyl-ACP synthase III, coding for MNTKAGILGVGSYLPEQSYDNFHFEKIMDTSDEWISTRTGIKERRFAKESEATSDLASKAALKAIECAKLNVEDIELIILATITPDMSLPSTACIVQDAIGAVNATAFDISAACSGFVYGVTIAKQFVETGCYKNVLVIGAETCSKFLNYDDRTTAVLFGDGAGAAVIGPVSEGGILSTHMGSDGKGKDCLKVPAGGSRLKASKETVEANLHTIEMAGSDVFKFAVRKMAETSLIALEKANLNTTDIDYLVPHQANIRIIQASSKRLELDMKKVYVNINKYGNMSAASIPVALDEAYREGKIKKGDNVVLVGFGGGLTWGASVVKWTL